Proteins co-encoded in one Christiangramia fulva genomic window:
- a CDS encoding glycoside hydrolase family 2 TIM barrel-domain containing protein, with protein sequence MNHKAFLFIFLFAFSFCNAQRLVKTINPGWDFRLEKDSVSEIVNIPHTWNAKDAFEEDRKYYRGKGIYSKEIFIPEAYQEKSVFIHFEGANQLTRVFINGKKAGEHIGGYTGFAFDISDFLKFGKANEFRIEVDNSFNEDIPPLEADFNFYGGIYRDLELIITGKSHFKIEGNAAGNLLIRTPKVSEKVASVYFEGEFIPHSEDKNLSVEVEISDPQGKIVHKEVKTFKYKRTQFSFNFNIENPVLWSPNSPDLYLLKANLKNKKGEIVDSFISNFGCRWFRADPEKGFFLNGKPIKLIGANRHQDFEDLGNALPNFIHRKDYKMIKDMGSNFVRLAHYPQDPEVYRMCDELGLLVWTEVPIINDVTASDTYHQNAVNMQREQILQLYNHPSIVFWGYMNEIFIRLVFNREMTEAEKSAKIETSVELAKKLEAATKALDTSRLTVMALHENELYNTSGIADIPDVIGWNLYFGWYSPGLENFGKFLDKQHQKYPNRPLIISEYGPGSDSRIQTNDPKPWDFSEAYQLKSHLSYINQVMERPYVLGMTAWNFADFGSSGRQDTRPGINQKGLVNFNRKPKDIYYYYKTRFSENDFVYIAGRNFQNRFIHKNDSIELKVFANTENVELNIDRKTSETAAVNDNIAIFKLPLSEGEHRLTAKAGNSEFQRKIKVHFRENLLQNIENNTININAGAHSDFIDEKTGEIWISDQPYTENSFGYIGGKDYRESASKFQGTAANIKNTENDPLFQTMREGIKAYKFNTKPGKYKISLFFTEPNRSASKETLYNLSNESRGSTEDTRIFNISINGRKVERNLNLAAQYGILQAVEIDYEIWSDNGISIEFDPVEGQPVLSGIRLERL encoded by the coding sequence ATGAATCATAAAGCTTTTCTTTTCATTTTCCTGTTTGCCTTTTCATTCTGCAATGCGCAGCGGCTTGTAAAAACCATCAATCCCGGCTGGGATTTTCGACTGGAAAAAGATTCGGTTTCAGAAATTGTGAATATCCCTCATACCTGGAATGCGAAAGATGCTTTTGAGGAAGACCGGAAATATTATCGCGGAAAGGGAATTTATTCCAAAGAGATCTTTATTCCCGAAGCCTATCAGGAAAAGTCGGTTTTTATTCATTTTGAAGGTGCCAATCAGCTCACCCGGGTTTTCATAAATGGCAAAAAAGCAGGTGAGCATATTGGCGGATATACCGGTTTTGCCTTTGATATTTCAGATTTTTTGAAATTTGGAAAGGCTAACGAATTCCGGATCGAAGTTGATAATTCCTTTAACGAAGACATCCCTCCGCTGGAAGCCGATTTTAATTTTTACGGCGGAATCTACCGTGACCTCGAATTGATCATTACCGGCAAATCCCATTTTAAAATTGAGGGCAATGCCGCGGGAAACCTTCTCATAAGAACACCAAAAGTTTCTGAAAAAGTCGCTTCTGTATATTTTGAAGGTGAATTTATCCCTCATTCTGAAGATAAAAACCTATCTGTTGAAGTGGAAATCTCAGATCCGCAAGGAAAGATCGTTCATAAAGAAGTCAAAACTTTTAAATATAAGCGCACTCAATTTTCTTTTAATTTTAATATTGAAAATCCCGTTCTCTGGTCTCCCAATTCTCCTGATTTGTATCTCCTGAAAGCCAATTTAAAGAATAAAAAAGGCGAAATTGTAGATTCATTTATCTCAAATTTTGGCTGTAGGTGGTTTCGCGCAGATCCCGAAAAAGGCTTTTTCCTGAATGGAAAACCCATAAAACTTATTGGTGCCAATCGTCACCAGGATTTTGAAGATCTTGGTAATGCCCTCCCCAATTTTATCCATCGCAAAGATTACAAAATGATCAAGGACATGGGCAGTAATTTTGTGCGGCTGGCCCATTATCCGCAGGATCCTGAAGTATACAGGATGTGCGACGAACTGGGATTGCTGGTGTGGACCGAGGTTCCGATAATTAACGATGTGACCGCTTCAGATACCTATCATCAAAACGCCGTGAATATGCAGCGTGAGCAGATCCTGCAGCTGTACAATCACCCTTCCATCGTGTTTTGGGGATATATGAACGAGATCTTTATAAGGCTGGTTTTTAACCGCGAGATGACCGAAGCTGAGAAATCGGCTAAGATCGAAACCAGCGTGGAACTGGCTAAAAAACTCGAAGCGGCGACTAAAGCCCTGGACACTTCGCGCTTAACGGTGATGGCGCTGCATGAAAATGAACTTTACAATACCTCGGGCATAGCCGATATTCCCGATGTTATCGGCTGGAATTTGTATTTTGGATGGTATTCCCCGGGGCTCGAAAATTTTGGGAAATTCCTTGATAAACAACATCAAAAATACCCAAACCGGCCTTTAATTATTTCAGAATACGGTCCGGGAAGCGATTCCAGGATTCAAACCAATGATCCAAAACCCTGGGATTTCAGTGAGGCTTATCAGTTAAAAAGCCATTTGAGCTATATCAACCAGGTGATGGAACGGCCTTATGTACTTGGAATGACAGCCTGGAATTTTGCCGATTTTGGATCTTCCGGCAGGCAGGATACGCGGCCGGGCATCAATCAGAAAGGCCTGGTGAACTTCAACCGGAAACCAAAAGATATTTATTATTATTACAAGACACGCTTCTCGGAGAATGATTTTGTGTATATCGCCGGCAGGAATTTCCAGAACAGGTTTATTCATAAAAATGATTCTATAGAGCTCAAGGTCTTCGCGAATACTGAAAATGTCGAGTTGAATATCGACAGGAAAACTTCAGAAACCGCAGCTGTAAATGATAATATTGCCATTTTTAAGCTTCCTTTATCAGAAGGAGAACATCGGCTGACGGCTAAAGCCGGAAATTCTGAATTTCAGCGGAAAATTAAAGTGCATTTCCGTGAAAACCTGCTTCAGAATATCGAAAACAATACCATCAATATAAACGCGGGTGCGCATTCCGATTTTATTGACGAGAAAACCGGGGAGATCTGGATAAGCGACCAGCCTTACACCGAAAATTCCTTCGGCTATATTGGTGGAAAAGATTACCGGGAGTCAGCTTCAAAATTCCAGGGAACAGCGGCCAACATCAAAAACACCGAAAATGATCCGCTTTTCCAGACCATGAGAGAGGGGATCAAGGCCTATAAGTTTAATACCAAACCGGGAAAATATAAGATTTCTTTATTTTTCACCGAACCAAATCGTTCTGCTTCCAAAGAAACCCTTTACAATTTGAGCAATGAAAGCAGGGGATCTACTGAAGATACACGAATTTTTAATATTTCTATAAATGGAAGAAAAGTAGAACGAAATCTCAACCTGGCTGCCCAATATGGTATTCTCCAGGCAGTAGAAATCGACTATGAGATCTGGAGTGACAATGGGATTTCCATTGAATTTGATCCCGTGGAAGGCCAACCTGTCTTAAGCGGAATTAGACTGGAAAGGCTATAA
- a CDS encoding PHP domain-containing protein gives MKKILLQIIALLLIFSANAQKENWYKGNLHTHSYWSDGDEFPEMVMQWYKDHGYQFVALSDHNIIAEGEKWKSISKDSLYRNAFQDYLDKYGEDWVDYKKEGDELQVKLKTLDEFRPLFEEPEKFKIFKAEEVTSYLADKAVHMGAINVQKVIQPKEGNTIGELIQNNLDAIKQQSEETGKPILQHLNHPNFTYAITAKDIIQLNGERFFEVFNGHPLVNNYGDSLHDSTEEIWDKVNIAYKSMGKPLLLGIATDDSHNYHKFGSRYSNAGRGWVVVKAKELTPEAIISSLENGDFYASTGVSLQKVDFKDNRLSISVKPEENVHYQIQFIGVKKGSMKSEVLKAVEGKEASYNLPQNVLFVRAKIISDKNKKNPYQEGDKEVAWTQPVSPE, from the coding sequence ATGAAAAAGATCCTGCTACAAATCATTGCGCTTTTACTAATATTTTCGGCTAATGCCCAGAAGGAAAATTGGTATAAAGGAAATCTACACACGCATTCTTACTGGAGTGATGGCGATGAATTTCCCGAAATGGTCATGCAATGGTATAAAGATCACGGCTACCAGTTTGTGGCACTTTCTGATCATAATATTATCGCGGAAGGTGAAAAATGGAAAAGTATTTCAAAAGATAGCTTGTACAGAAATGCTTTTCAGGATTATCTGGACAAGTACGGCGAAGATTGGGTAGATTATAAGAAGGAAGGCGATGAACTTCAGGTGAAATTAAAGACACTTGACGAATTTCGTCCTCTTTTCGAGGAGCCGGAAAAATTCAAAATCTTTAAAGCCGAAGAGGTGACTTCTTATCTTGCAGATAAAGCGGTACATATGGGCGCGATCAATGTTCAAAAGGTCATTCAGCCTAAAGAGGGAAATACCATTGGAGAGCTAATTCAGAATAATCTGGATGCTATCAAACAGCAAAGCGAAGAAACCGGAAAGCCCATTCTTCAACATCTCAACCATCCTAATTTTACTTATGCGATCACAGCTAAGGATATCATTCAGCTCAATGGCGAACGCTTTTTTGAGGTTTTCAACGGGCATCCACTGGTAAATAATTATGGCGACAGCCTGCACGACAGCACCGAAGAAATTTGGGATAAAGTCAATATTGCCTATAAATCTATGGGCAAACCCCTGCTTTTGGGAATCGCCACCGATGACAGCCATAATTACCATAAATTCGGGTCGAGATACAGCAATGCAGGCCGTGGCTGGGTGGTGGTAAAAGCAAAAGAACTGACTCCTGAAGCCATCATCTCCTCCCTTGAAAATGGAGATTTTTACGCCAGTACAGGGGTAAGCCTTCAAAAAGTCGATTTTAAAGACAACAGGCTTTCGATAAGCGTAAAACCAGAAGAAAATGTTCATTACCAGATACAATTTATCGGGGTAAAAAAAGGATCGATGAAAAGCGAAGTGCTTAAAGCCGTCGAGGGAAAAGAAGCTTCTTATAATCTTCCCCAGAATGTGCTTTTTGTGCGCGCAAAGATCATTTCAGATAAAAACAAGAAAAATCCTTATCAGGAAGGCGATAAAGAAGTCGCCTGGACTCAACCCGTCTCACCCGAATAA
- a CDS encoding alpha/beta hydrolase has product MMKSKLSVFLFLLPLQMLLAQEVYVDSLYKVKEPITKTYAEKDGEKLIVDLYQPENSEKKRPTIVFMHGGGFSGGSPKNPQEVRFTKTAAAKGYNVALISYRLTRKNKSFGCDFAAEGKIKTFQMAAEDYMDAVKYLIDHASEFSIDENKIIAGGSSAGAEAVLNAIYNPQLMFGTENPYKDIQFSAVISLAGAIVDVRYLNKEQAIPGLFFHGTADQLVPYATAPHHYCEPSEPGYIILDGAETITEKLQKLNTSYLFFSFDGAGHEISGMPFQYFPQLFGFLKNVVFQNMKIQETVYE; this is encoded by the coding sequence ATGATGAAATCGAAATTATCTGTTTTCCTGTTCCTTTTGCCCCTGCAAATGCTTTTAGCTCAGGAAGTTTATGTTGACAGCCTTTATAAAGTTAAAGAGCCGATCACCAAAACCTATGCTGAAAAAGATGGTGAAAAACTCATCGTAGATCTCTACCAGCCTGAAAATTCAGAAAAAAAGAGACCTACCATAGTCTTTATGCACGGAGGAGGATTTTCAGGCGGAAGTCCGAAAAATCCACAGGAAGTGCGGTTTACAAAAACAGCCGCGGCCAAAGGCTATAATGTTGCGCTCATTTCTTACCGACTTACCCGGAAAAATAAATCTTTTGGTTGTGATTTTGCAGCTGAAGGAAAGATAAAAACCTTCCAAATGGCCGCGGAAGATTATATGGATGCGGTTAAATACCTGATAGATCATGCATCTGAATTTTCCATCGACGAAAATAAAATTATTGCCGGCGGCAGCAGCGCCGGAGCAGAAGCTGTGCTCAATGCCATCTATAATCCGCAGCTCATGTTTGGAACCGAAAATCCTTATAAAGACATTCAGTTTTCAGCGGTGATCTCTCTGGCCGGAGCGATCGTAGATGTAAGATATCTTAACAAAGAACAGGCAATTCCCGGACTCTTTTTTCACGGAACCGCAGATCAGCTTGTGCCTTATGCCACAGCTCCGCATCATTATTGTGAGCCTTCAGAACCCGGATATATTATTCTGGATGGTGCAGAAACCATTACTGAAAAGTTGCAAAAACTGAATACTTCTTATCTATTTTTCTCTTTTGATGGCGCCGGACATGAGATTTCCGGAATGCCTTTTCAATATTTTCCGCAGCTATTTGGATTTCTGAAGAATGTTGTATTTCAAAATATGAAAATTCAGGAAACCGTCTATGAATAA
- a CDS encoding GatB/YqeY domain-containing protein: MSLQDKVMVEMKAAMKAKDSARLEALRAVKSAILLANTESSSKDGLSEDEEMKLLQKLVKQRKESATIYREQGRADLAEPEETQAEVIEQFLPEQLSEAEIEAKVDEVIAKTGASGMQDMGKVMGLVTKDLAGKADGKTISTIVKRKLG; the protein is encoded by the coding sequence ATGAGTTTACAGGATAAGGTAATGGTCGAGATGAAGGCCGCGATGAAGGCAAAAGACAGTGCGAGACTGGAAGCGCTTCGGGCGGTAAAAAGCGCCATTTTACTGGCTAATACCGAAAGTTCTTCGAAAGACGGTCTAAGCGAAGATGAAGAGATGAAGTTGTTGCAAAAGCTTGTAAAGCAACGCAAGGAAAGCGCGACAATTTATCGTGAACAGGGTAGAGCCGATCTTGCCGAGCCTGAAGAAACCCAGGCGGAAGTGATCGAACAATTTTTACCTGAACAATTAAGCGAAGCTGAAATTGAGGCAAAAGTAGATGAGGTGATCGCCAAAACCGGTGCCAGCGGAATGCAGGATATGGGAAAGGTAATGGGACTTGTTACCAAAGATCTCGCTGGGAAGGCTGATGGAAAGACCATTTCAACAATTGTAAAAAGAAAGCTTGGATAA
- a CDS encoding phosphatase PAP2 family protein gives MDILTFFRFLKDKKKAHYMLAILIGIFLIFTLIVIIVPTSILDVEFSEEIQEHNSPLLDTFMKAISWFGVTPVALCFVFGSALIFFLFRYRKEALFIISTLTVTLVTFGIKLLINRPRPTADLVNIVEHAQHQSFPSGHTSFYVTFFGFITFLMLRHPQIPREIRAAIISLCVFLILSVPFSRIYLGAHWFTDVGAGFVLGVLVLYAIIRIYLYYKRRSGPEPE, from the coding sequence TTGGATATTCTTACCTTTTTCCGTTTTCTTAAAGACAAGAAGAAAGCGCATTATATGCTCGCCATTCTAATTGGGATTTTTTTAATTTTTACTTTAATTGTTATAATTGTACCGACTTCTATTTTAGATGTAGAATTTTCGGAAGAGATACAGGAGCATAACAGTCCCCTTCTGGATACTTTTATGAAAGCCATAAGCTGGTTCGGGGTAACCCCTGTTGCGCTGTGTTTTGTTTTTGGTTCAGCCTTGATTTTCTTTCTTTTTCGCTATCGGAAAGAAGCTCTTTTTATAATTTCCACACTTACAGTCACGCTGGTAACATTTGGAATCAAACTTCTTATTAACCGTCCCCGGCCAACAGCCGATCTTGTTAATATTGTTGAACATGCGCAACACCAGAGTTTCCCCAGTGGTCACACTTCATTTTATGTTACTTTTTTCGGATTCATTACATTTTTGATGCTGCGGCATCCGCAAATTCCGCGGGAGATCAGAGCCGCAATTATAAGCCTTTGCGTTTTTCTCATTCTAAGCGTTCCTTTTTCCAGAATTTACCTGGGTGCCCACTGGTTCACTGATGTCGGGGCAGGTTTTGTTCTTGGAGTCCTTGTCTTATATGCGATTATCAGAATTTATCTTTATTATAAAAGAAGATCCGGGCCAGAACCGGAATAA
- a CDS encoding glycoside hydrolase family 32 protein translates to MKRILFFGFFIILVFGACNNARKTEEKVEKRLDESIVDEEKFRPAFHFTPQAHWMNDPNGMFFLNGTYHLYFQYYPEDNVWGPMHWGHATSKDMIEWQQREIALKPDEKGYIFSGSAVYDKNNTSGLGRENDPPVVAMFTYHDPKGEKEGKINYQSQAIAFSLDSGYTWTKYKNNPVIKNPGLKDFRDPKMTWDPIHKKWLMVLSANDRSIFYSSENLKDWQKLSEFGMQTGAHDGVWECPDFFPMKVEDSEEIKWVLIQSLNPGGYNGGSGTQYFIGDFDGKTFTPERNFKDLKDKHNYWLDFGRDNYAGVTWSNIPSKDGRTLFLGWMSNWLYAQEVPTEKWRSSMTLPRELTLKKTNSDYRIFSTPARELEKYKSAIQLQSKRDQNKVVFTAPAQSDLMSNEFNFAIPLKEIKKLQFSLSNSQNDSLKFGLNTEDHQFYVNRKKSGLIDFSDKFTQKFSTAPRIVKSDTLKVNFIVDRTSIEIFYDDGATVMTEIFFPEEPYTKFGIHADSKLEIENMEISRINTDGKEWEK, encoded by the coding sequence ATGAAAAGAATATTATTTTTCGGCTTTTTCATAATACTTGTTTTCGGTGCTTGCAATAATGCAAGGAAAACTGAAGAAAAAGTTGAAAAGCGCCTGGATGAATCTATTGTAGATGAAGAGAAATTCAGGCCAGCTTTCCATTTTACACCTCAGGCACACTGGATGAACGACCCGAACGGGATGTTCTTTCTCAATGGCACTTACCACCTGTATTTTCAATATTATCCGGAAGATAATGTATGGGGTCCTATGCATTGGGGACATGCCACCAGCAAAGACATGATTGAATGGCAGCAACGGGAAATCGCCCTGAAACCAGACGAAAAGGGCTATATTTTTTCAGGTAGTGCTGTCTATGATAAAAATAATACTTCAGGTTTAGGAAGGGAGAATGATCCGCCGGTCGTGGCGATGTTTACCTATCACGACCCGAAGGGAGAAAAAGAAGGAAAGATCAATTACCAGTCACAGGCGATCGCATTTAGCCTGGATTCGGGATATACCTGGACGAAGTACAAAAATAATCCTGTTATAAAGAATCCGGGATTAAAAGATTTCCGCGATCCAAAAATGACCTGGGATCCCATTCATAAAAAATGGTTAATGGTGCTCTCGGCCAACGACCGCAGTATTTTTTACAGTTCCGAAAATTTAAAAGACTGGCAAAAATTGTCGGAATTCGGTATGCAAACAGGTGCCCATGACGGTGTGTGGGAGTGCCCGGATTTCTTTCCTATGAAGGTTGAGGATTCTGAAGAAATAAAATGGGTGCTGATACAAAGTCTCAATCCCGGCGGATATAATGGCGGCTCCGGCACTCAGTATTTCATAGGAGATTTTGACGGAAAAACCTTTACTCCCGAACGCAATTTTAAAGATCTGAAAGATAAACATAACTACTGGCTGGACTTTGGCCGAGATAATTATGCCGGGGTAACCTGGTCTAATATTCCTTCGAAAGACGGTCGAACCTTGTTTTTAGGCTGGATGTCCAACTGGTTATATGCTCAGGAAGTACCTACAGAAAAGTGGCGAAGCAGCATGACCCTTCCCCGGGAGCTGACTCTTAAAAAAACTAATTCTGATTATCGTATTTTTTCTACGCCCGCCCGCGAACTGGAAAAGTACAAATCGGCTATCCAACTTCAGTCAAAAAGAGACCAAAACAAAGTGGTTTTTACCGCACCGGCCCAAAGTGATCTTATGAGCAATGAGTTTAACTTTGCTATTCCGCTTAAGGAAATTAAAAAGCTTCAATTTTCACTTTCAAATTCTCAAAATGATTCGCTAAAATTCGGATTAAATACGGAAGACCATCAATTTTATGTAAATCGGAAAAAATCAGGTTTAATTGATTTCAGCGATAAATTCACCCAGAAATTTTCAACCGCACCCCGAATTGTAAAAAGCGACACTTTGAAAGTAAATTTCATTGTCGACCGCACTTCTATCGAAATTTTTTATGATGATGGAGCTACGGTGATGACCGAAATTTTCTTTCCTGAAGAGCCGTACACCAAATTCGGGATACATGCAGATTCCAAATTAGAGATTGAAAATATGGAAATTTCAAGGATTAATACGGACGGAAAAGAATGGGAGAAATAA
- a CDS encoding sugar porter family MFS transporter — protein sequence MNKILLWSICAALAGFLFGFDTVVISGADQQLQAAWHTSDAIHGSVVMAMALWGTVVGAIFGGIPTNVLGRKKTLLIIGVLYFVSALGSALVDGPYIFAFFRFIGGLGVGASTIAAPAYVSEIAPPKDRGRLVGLYQFNIVLGILIAFLSNYLLRDTGSEPWRWMLGVEAIPALIYMLFVLTIPESPRWLVSKGRIEDARETLNYIDPEINVEDKIFRIRQESENEVQGENVFMKKYRFPLILAFLIAFFNQLSGINAFLYYAPRIFQEAGLGESTALLSSIGIGVINLIFTLFGVFLIDRLGRKKLMYIGSIGYIISLALVSAAFFLNWGGYYVPIFLFIFIASHAIGQGTVIWVFIAEIFPNHVRASGQAFGTSTHWLLAAIIPSLIPFLFSTIGAGTVFAIFAFMMVLQLLFVIFIMPETKGKSLEELSSELSFKS from the coding sequence ATGAACAAAATCCTTCTCTGGTCCATCTGCGCCGCTTTAGCCGGCTTTCTTTTTGGTTTCGATACTGTTGTAATCTCCGGCGCCGATCAACAATTACAGGCAGCCTGGCATACCAGCGACGCCATTCATGGTTCGGTTGTTATGGCGATGGCCCTTTGGGGAACAGTGGTAGGTGCAATTTTTGGCGGGATCCCTACCAATGTTCTGGGCCGAAAAAAAACACTTTTGATTATTGGTGTTCTTTATTTTGTCTCAGCCCTTGGCTCAGCCTTAGTTGACGGGCCCTATATTTTTGCTTTTTTCAGATTTATTGGCGGTCTTGGTGTTGGTGCTTCTACCATTGCGGCACCGGCTTATGTTTCTGAAATCGCTCCTCCAAAAGACCGCGGCCGACTTGTGGGCCTTTATCAATTTAATATTGTGTTGGGTATTTTAATCGCTTTCCTTTCAAATTATCTGCTTCGCGATACAGGAAGTGAACCCTGGCGCTGGATGCTTGGAGTGGAAGCCATTCCCGCCCTCATTTACATGCTTTTTGTTCTAACAATTCCCGAAAGTCCGCGCTGGTTGGTTTCAAAAGGAAGGATTGAGGATGCCAGGGAAACTCTTAATTATATCGACCCAGAAATTAATGTGGAAGATAAAATTTTTCGAATACGACAAGAGTCTGAAAATGAGGTTCAAGGTGAAAACGTTTTTATGAAAAAATACCGGTTCCCCTTAATATTAGCATTCCTGATCGCATTTTTCAACCAGTTATCCGGCATAAATGCTTTTTTATATTATGCTCCACGAATATTTCAGGAAGCAGGATTGGGCGAAAGCACCGCTCTTCTCAGCAGTATCGGGATTGGAGTCATCAACCTTATTTTTACCCTATTTGGAGTTTTCTTAATAGACCGGCTGGGAAGAAAAAAGTTAATGTACATCGGTTCAATTGGATATATCATCTCATTGGCCCTGGTCTCGGCCGCATTTTTTCTGAATTGGGGAGGGTACTATGTTCCTATTTTCTTATTCATCTTTATCGCTTCCCACGCCATTGGCCAGGGAACGGTGATCTGGGTATTTATTGCTGAAATTTTTCCCAATCACGTTCGTGCATCAGGGCAGGCTTTCGGAACCTCAACACATTGGCTGCTGGCAGCGATCATTCCTTCACTTATCCCATTTTTGTTTTCAACAATAGGAGCAGGAACCGTTTTTGCCATTTTCGCTTTCATGATGGTACTGCAATTATTATTCGTGATTTTTATAATGCCTGAAACCAAAGGAAAATCACTCGAAGAATTATCTTCAGAATTATCTTTCAAATCATGA
- a CDS encoding YpdA family putative bacillithiol disulfide reductase, translated as MQTLNKNFDVIIIGGGPIGIACALEAQKKNLTYLIIEKGCLVNSLYNYPTNMTFFSTSEKLELDGIPFISSNPKPGKREALEYYRRIATSNDINIHLFEKVNEVKTENANSHKVFTTKGEYTAANIIVATGFYDIPNYLGISGEDLPKVSHYYNDPHYYATQKTLVVGASNSAVDAALEIYRKGGDVTMIVRQAEIGQRVKYWVRPDIVNRIEEGSIKAYFHSNLKEIRENQVVIDTPEGEDVLENDFVLLLTGYRPNFGFLQNMGISLSDDGKKIPSYNEDTMETNVPGIYLAGVICGGVETHKWFIENSRIHAKMIMEHISKREKASA; from the coding sequence TTGCAAACTTTGAATAAGAATTTTGATGTAATAATAATAGGTGGTGGCCCAATAGGTATAGCCTGTGCCCTCGAAGCGCAGAAAAAAAATCTCACTTACCTGATTATTGAAAAAGGCTGCCTGGTAAATTCCTTATATAATTACCCAACCAATATGACCTTTTTTTCAACTTCTGAAAAACTGGAACTGGACGGGATCCCCTTTATCAGCAGTAATCCGAAACCGGGAAAAAGGGAAGCTTTGGAATATTATCGGCGAATTGCCACCTCAAACGATATCAATATTCATCTTTTTGAAAAGGTCAATGAGGTCAAAACCGAAAATGCAAATTCTCATAAGGTTTTTACAACCAAAGGAGAATATACTGCTGCGAATATAATTGTCGCCACCGGATTCTATGATATACCCAATTATTTGGGAATTTCCGGGGAAGATTTACCCAAAGTTTCTCATTATTATAATGATCCTCATTACTACGCCACGCAAAAAACCCTGGTTGTCGGCGCCAGTAATTCGGCTGTAGACGCTGCTTTGGAAATCTATCGTAAAGGCGGTGATGTTACCATGATCGTAAGGCAGGCTGAAATTGGTCAACGCGTAAAGTACTGGGTGCGTCCAGACATTGTAAACCGAATCGAAGAAGGCAGTATAAAAGCCTATTTTCATTCAAATTTGAAGGAAATCAGAGAAAATCAAGTCGTTATTGACACCCCTGAAGGGGAAGATGTACTTGAAAATGATTTTGTACTTCTGCTAACAGGATATCGCCCAAACTTCGGATTTTTACAAAATATGGGGATCAGCTTATCTGATGATGGAAAAAAGATTCCTTCCTATAATGAAGACACCATGGAAACCAATGTACCGGGAATCTATCTGGCCGGGGTGATTTGTGGTGGCGTGGAAACCCACAAATGGTTTATTGAAAATTCCAGGATTCATGCCAAAATGATCATGGAACATATTTCTAAACGAGAAAAAGCTTCAGCTTAA
- the rpe gene encoding ribulose-phosphate 3-epimerase, producing MNKKLIAPSLLAADFGNLQRDIEMVNKSEADWFHIDIMDGVFVPNISYGMPVLKAIAKHTDKPLDVHLMIVDPDRYIKEFAKLGADILTVHYEACTHLHRSLQAIKAEGMKAGVAINPHTSVDLLKDVINDIDLVLVMSVNPGFGGQSFIENTYKKIKRLKEIISMNNASTLIEIDGGVTDQNVKKLSKAGADVLVAGSFVFKAQNPTETIETLKKIANFE from the coding sequence ATGAACAAAAAACTTATTGCCCCTTCCCTGCTTGCCGCCGACTTCGGCAATCTGCAAAGAGATATCGAAATGGTAAATAAAAGCGAGGCCGACTGGTTTCATATAGATATCATGGACGGCGTATTTGTCCCAAATATCTCTTATGGAATGCCAGTTCTTAAAGCAATTGCAAAACATACCGATAAACCTCTGGACGTTCACCTCATGATCGTAGATCCCGATAGGTACATAAAGGAATTTGCCAAATTAGGTGCCGATATTCTAACTGTGCATTACGAAGCCTGTACCCATTTACACCGAAGCTTACAGGCGATCAAAGCAGAAGGTATGAAAGCGGGAGTAGCAATAAATCCGCATACCAGTGTCGATCTTTTGAAAGATGTGATCAACGATATCGACCTAGTACTTGTAATGAGTGTAAATCCTGGTTTTGGCGGACAAAGTTTTATTGAGAACACCTATAAAAAGATTAAACGCCTTAAAGAGATAATTTCCATGAACAATGCATCCACATTGATAGAAATTGATGGTGGAGTGACCGATCAAAATGTTAAAAAACTCAGCAAAGCAGGTGCTGATGTATTAGTTGCAGGAAGTTTTGTCTTTAAAGCCCAAAATCCGACTGAAACCATCGAAACCCTAAAAAAAATTGCAAACTTTGAATAA